Proteins encoded within one genomic window of Bombina bombina isolate aBomBom1 chromosome 1, aBomBom1.pri, whole genome shotgun sequence:
- the GDF5 gene encoding growth/differentiation factor 5, whose translation MKILRYIPLLLWYLTWDYLDLFPPVLGHPEQVQSHSGTKIGISVGTEKEKILLPKVNTSRAGNPNHGGSTSKTRTKGTSIAAKVILPKNEDSKKPDSKRVSLDTKNGNSEIKHFGVKVGNPRVLQINSKASSKLINIHSDSTGFKTKKTTNPLIEKEQKDTFKHPLITPHEYMLSLYRTLSDTERKGVNGSLKLEAGLANTITSFIDKGQDERMTVSRRQKYIFDISALEKDGLLGAELRILRKRPTDAKSHVPGKLSQIKLYNCPANKKPATLLDSHSIHNIDTPKWEVFDIWKLFKNFKNFAQLCFELELLDKGKPSDLRSVGFNRTGRPTNEKAIFLVFGRTKKRDLFFNEIKARSGQDDKTVYEYLFNQRRKRRAPLSTRQGKRPNKNLKARCSKKPLHVNFKDMGWDDWIIAPLEYEAYHCEGLCEFPLRSHLEPTNHAVIQTLMNSMDPETTPPTCCVPTRLSPISILYIDSANNVVYKQYEDMVVESCGCR comes from the exons ATGAAAATACTGAGATATATCCCTTTATTGCTTTGGTATCTAACTTGGGACTACCTGGATTTATTCCCTCCTGTACTGGGGCATCCTGAACAAGTGCAAAGTCATTCAGGAACTAAAATAGGAATTTCTGTAGgaacagaaaaagagaaaatccTACTGCCAAAAGTCAATACATCCAGGGCTGGTAATCCTAATCATGGAGGCAGCACTTCAAAGACTAGGACCAAGGGCACCAGTATTGCAGCAAAAGTCATTTTACCTAAAAATGAAGATTCAAAGAAACCAGATTCAAAAAGGGTTAGTCTAGATACAAAGAATGGGAACtctgaaataaaacattttggggtcaaagttggaAACCCAAGAGTGTTACAAATTAACAGCAAGGCCTCCAGTAAACTTATTAATATTCATTCCGATTCTACTGGTTTTAAAACCAAAAAGACTACAAATCCACTCattgaaaaagaacaaaaagacacTTTTAAGCACCCCCTTATCACTCCTCATGAGTATATGCTGTCCTTGTACCGCACACTGTCAGATACTGAAAGGAAAGGGGTTAATGGAAGTCTGAAACTCGAGGCGGGATTAGCTAATACTATCACCAGCTTTATAGATAAGGGTCAag atgaacGAATGACGGTGTCAAGGcgacaaaaatatatttttgacataAGCGCCTTAGAAAAAGATGGCTTATTGGGTGCAGAGTTGCGCATTCTAAGGAAAAGACCCACTGATGCTAAATCACATGTCCCTGGAAAACTTTCACAGATAAAATTATACAATTGTCCAGCAAACAAAAAACCAGCTACACTTCTGGATTCTCATTCTATCCACAACATTGACACTCCAAAATGGGAAGTGTTTGATatctggaaactttttaaaaattttaaaaactttGCACAGTTGTGCTTTGAGTTAGAATTGTTGGACAAGGGGAAGCCCTCTGATTTAAGAAGTGTGGGATTTAATAGAACTGGAAGACCGACCAATGAGAAAGCTATTTTTCTTGTCTTTGGAAGAACAAAGAAACGGGACTTGTTTTTTAACGAGATTAAAGCTAGGTCTGGTCAAGATGATAAAACTGTCTATGAATATTTATTCAACCAGAGAAGGAAGAGACGTGCACCTCTTTCAACAAGGCAAGGGAAGAGGCCAAACAAGAATTTAAAGGCAAGATGTAGCAAAAAACCTCTTCATGTTAACTTCAAGGACATGGGTTGGGATGATTGGATTATAGCCCCTTTGGAATATGAAGCATATCATTGTGAAGGCCTTTGTGAATTTCCCCTGAGATCTCATTTAGAACCCACAAATCATGCCGTGATCCAGACATTGATGAACTCCATGGATCCAGAGACAACTCCACCAACATGTTGTGTTCCTACTAGACTGAGCCCTATAAGTATTCTATATATTGACTCTGCTAACAATGTTGTCTACAAACAATATGAAGACATGGTAGTGGAGTCTTGTGGTTGCAGGTAG